A part of Anaeromyxobacter diazotrophicus genomic DNA contains:
- a CDS encoding amylo-alpha-1,6-glucosidase, translating to MAVTLHEGTTFLVCDDRGDFAPEADGGLFHLDTRFLSRHELRLDGQVPVLLQPSTPHAGEAWHFLTNPPLDGVRRSTLGIAVHRELGDALLETIAVENFSGEAARFTLSVGFDTDFEYILTVKKRAAGGEGSGWAPRVRTAVHGGREVVLELDEGGSPHRTALTFSEAPDELRGREARFRLALGPRGRWRLAVEVAPSLGDRPRPSRPSAAQADAARERRRALGRQMPRLESDHPVLARAFDQASRDLAALRIKAERGGGDDGAGGGEYAIAAGIPWYMDLFGRDSLIASYETMLHDPALARGTLRALARLQGTKVDRVSEEAPGKILHEYRRGPLTPAARELIPTYPYYGTIDATPLYLVTLSEYVRATGDLAFARSAWDHVRAAVEWMRRYGDRDGDGLLEYQRDSEVGLVNQGWKDSTDSVRFRDGRIADAPIALVEVQGYAYDARRRTAELARRLGAADEAERLEEEAAALRRRLRERYWLPDRAFYAEALDGRKRPVDALTSNPGHLLWAGAVDADHARAIARVLLGEELFSGFGVRTMGAREGGYNPVSYHGGSVWPHDNALILAGLVRYGLRDEATRLADALLGALGAFPDAEPPELFCGYPAREYATPVRYPTACRPQAWASGAVALVTRAALGLEVDALEREVAVAPLPLAGMSRLALRGIPAGGGRIDVAVRVRGGGAEAEVTGLPEGWRRVEPRVER from the coding sequence ATGGCGGTGACGCTGCACGAGGGGACGACGTTCCTGGTGTGCGACGACCGGGGCGACTTCGCCCCGGAGGCCGACGGCGGGCTGTTCCACCTCGACACCCGGTTCCTGTCCCGGCACGAGCTCCGGCTGGACGGGCAGGTGCCCGTCCTGCTGCAGCCCTCGACCCCGCACGCCGGCGAGGCCTGGCACTTCCTGACCAACCCGCCGCTCGACGGGGTCCGCCGCTCCACGCTGGGCATCGCGGTGCACCGCGAGCTGGGGGACGCGCTGCTCGAGACGATCGCGGTCGAGAACTTCTCGGGCGAGGCGGCGCGCTTCACGCTGAGCGTCGGCTTCGACACCGACTTCGAGTACATCCTCACCGTGAAGAAGCGCGCCGCGGGGGGCGAGGGCAGCGGCTGGGCGCCGCGGGTGCGCACCGCCGTCCACGGCGGCCGCGAGGTGGTGCTCGAGCTCGACGAGGGCGGCTCGCCTCACCGCACCGCGTTGACGTTCAGCGAGGCCCCCGACGAGCTGCGCGGGCGCGAGGCGCGCTTCCGGCTCGCGCTGGGGCCGCGCGGGCGCTGGCGCCTGGCGGTCGAGGTCGCGCCCTCCCTGGGGGACCGCCCGCGGCCCTCCCGGCCCTCGGCGGCGCAGGCGGACGCCGCGCGCGAGCGGCGGCGCGCCCTCGGCCGGCAGATGCCGCGGCTCGAGAGCGATCACCCCGTGCTGGCGCGCGCCTTCGACCAGGCCTCGCGCGACCTGGCGGCGCTGCGCATCAAGGCGGAGCGCGGCGGCGGGGACGACGGGGCCGGCGGGGGCGAGTACGCCATCGCCGCCGGGATCCCCTGGTACATGGACCTGTTCGGCCGCGACAGCCTGATCGCCTCCTACGAGACGATGCTGCACGATCCGGCCCTCGCGCGCGGCACCCTGCGCGCCCTGGCGCGGCTGCAGGGGACGAAGGTCGACCGGGTCTCGGAGGAGGCGCCCGGGAAGATCCTGCACGAGTACCGGCGTGGCCCGCTGACGCCGGCCGCGCGCGAGCTCATCCCGACCTACCCTTACTACGGCACGATCGACGCCACCCCGCTCTACCTCGTCACGCTCTCCGAGTACGTGCGCGCCACCGGCGACCTCGCCTTCGCCCGGAGCGCGTGGGACCACGTCCGCGCGGCCGTGGAGTGGATGCGTCGCTACGGCGACCGCGACGGCGACGGACTCCTCGAGTACCAGCGCGACTCCGAGGTGGGCCTCGTCAACCAGGGGTGGAAGGACTCGACCGACTCCGTCCGCTTCCGCGACGGGCGCATCGCCGATGCCCCCATCGCGCTGGTGGAGGTGCAGGGGTACGCCTACGACGCCCGGCGGCGGACCGCCGAGCTGGCGCGGCGGCTGGGCGCCGCCGACGAGGCCGAGCGGCTGGAGGAGGAGGCGGCGGCGTTGCGGCGGCGGCTGCGGGAGCGCTACTGGCTGCCCGATCGCGCCTTCTACGCCGAGGCGCTCGACGGCCGGAAGCGGCCCGTCGACGCACTCACCTCCAACCCGGGCCACCTGCTCTGGGCGGGCGCGGTCGACGCGGACCACGCGCGCGCCATCGCCCGCGTGCTCCTCGGGGAGGAGCTGTTCAGCGGGTTCGGCGTCCGCACCATGGGCGCGCGCGAGGGCGGCTACAACCCGGTGAGCTACCACGGCGGGAGCGTCTGGCCGCACGACAACGCCCTCATCCTGGCCGGCCTGGTCCGCTACGGGCTGCGCGACGAGGCGACCCGCCTGGCGGACGCGCTGCTCGGCGCCCTGGGCGCCTTCCCCGACGCCGAGCCGCCCGAGCTGTTCTGCGGCTACCCGGCGCGCGAGTACGCCACCCCGGTGCGGTACCCGACCGCCTGCCGGCCGCAGGCGTGGGCGTCGGGCGCCGTGGCGCTCGTCACCCGCGCCGCGCTCGGGCTCGAGGTCGACGCGCTGGAGCGCGAGGTCGCGGTGGCGCCGCTGCCGCTCGCAGGGATGTCGCGGCTCGCGCTGCGGGGCATCCCGGCCGGCGGGGGCCGGATCGACGTGGCGGTGCGGGTCCGCGGCGGCGGCGCCGAGGCCGAGGTGACCGGCCTGCCCGAAGGGTGGCGGCGGGTCGAGCCGCGCGTGGAGCGCTGA
- a CDS encoding AI-2E family transporter, with the protein MSTWERPLVGSAAQRELAPRPRERSQVSVKTAATLSATALGVSLAAWVAWKTAGALVLALVALLLAVALDRAVGFLQRRGLRRGVAIALVLGAGAVVLAGLGWLVVPRLVKQASALVGAAPEIAQKVRASEPYQLLQRHVDLEAVLGRIGAAVGPALQAVGWTVEALAAAVTALFVTIFMLTSGHQLLEDLLAQARRERRDEYRDVLGQVYRALSGYVAGHLAIIGLQGLATVIALAVAGVPFFLPLGVVSALASLVPFAGVMVMGTAVSLLAWATSGVWAGVGVAAYYVIYQQLENHVLYPVIYRHTVDVNPLVIVLAVLFMWELGGIPGAILAVPAAAAGHIVVGELLRYRRRRLGLR; encoded by the coding sequence ATGAGCACCTGGGAGCGGCCCCTGGTCGGCTCCGCCGCCCAGCGCGAGCTCGCGCCGCGGCCGCGCGAGCGCTCGCAGGTGTCGGTCAAGACGGCCGCCACCCTCTCCGCCACGGCGCTGGGCGTGTCCCTCGCGGCGTGGGTGGCCTGGAAGACGGCGGGCGCGCTCGTCCTCGCGCTCGTCGCGCTCCTCCTCGCCGTCGCGCTCGATCGCGCGGTGGGGTTCCTGCAGCGGCGCGGGCTCCGCCGCGGCGTCGCCATCGCGCTCGTCCTGGGCGCGGGGGCGGTGGTGCTGGCGGGGCTCGGCTGGCTGGTGGTCCCGAGGCTGGTGAAGCAGGCGTCGGCGCTGGTCGGCGCCGCGCCGGAGATCGCCCAGAAGGTCCGCGCCTCGGAGCCCTACCAGCTCCTGCAGCGGCACGTCGACCTGGAGGCGGTGCTCGGGCGGATCGGCGCGGCCGTGGGTCCCGCGCTCCAGGCGGTGGGGTGGACCGTCGAGGCGCTGGCTGCGGCGGTGACGGCGCTGTTCGTGACGATCTTCATGCTGACGAGCGGCCACCAGCTGCTCGAGGACCTCCTCGCGCAGGCGCGCCGGGAGCGGCGCGACGAGTACCGCGACGTGCTGGGCCAGGTCTACCGCGCGCTCTCGGGGTACGTCGCCGGCCACCTCGCCATCATCGGCCTGCAGGGGCTCGCGACCGTGATCGCGCTCGCCGTCGCCGGCGTCCCGTTCTTCCTGCCGCTCGGCGTCGTGAGCGCGCTCGCCAGCCTGGTCCCGTTTGCGGGCGTGATGGTGATGGGCACCGCCGTGTCGCTGCTCGCCTGGGCGACGAGCGGGGTGTGGGCGGGGGTCGGCGTCGCCGCGTACTACGTGATCTACCAGCAGCTCGAGAACCACGTGCTCTACCCGGTGATCTACCGGCACACCGTCGACGTGAACCCACTCGTCATCGTGCTGGCCGTCCTCTTCATGTGGGAGCTGGGCGGCATCCCGGGGGCGATCCTGGCCGTCCCCGCCGCCGCGGCGGGCCACATCGTCGTCGGCGAGCTGCTGCGGTACCGGCGCCGCCGGCTCGGCCTCCGCTGA
- a CDS encoding molybdopterin-dependent oxidoreductase, with translation MALEFPLWLRAAHYFNLLFLSVSLRSGLQILAAHPKLYWNDHCTPGSEWLRLTRKRLPAHAPWTSRDEEEAFSPWVALPGGRSLGLGRHWHFLGDLGWLLTGISYVVLLFATDAWRRLVPTSWHVLPAAWHAAAGYATLHLVEAPGGYNALQQLAYFGVVFLLSPLTIATGLAMSPAISARFPGYLRLFHGRQAARSVHFLCLCAFGLFVVVHVAMVVLHGLARDLALIVLGETDHPQGGLALAVGLLGLALVVAFHVVATRYSRRRPDLVHRRTGAVIDLARRPLMAVTPSRPAYTRADVSPYFRVNGRPPRDPGYQALAARGFADYTLEIGGRVERPLRLSLADLRGMPRETQISLHCCIQGWSAIAEWGGVPLRHLLELCRPLPEARFVLLEAFDDKSASEPDPAGPGRYYGTLELALARHPRTLLADEMNGAPLPLAHGAPLRVRVETQLGFTMVKYVRRIALVPDYRGIGQGRGGWREDWQFYDQQAPI, from the coding sequence ATGGCGCTCGAGTTCCCGCTCTGGCTGCGAGCGGCCCACTACTTCAACCTGCTCTTCCTCTCCGTGTCGCTGCGGAGCGGGCTGCAGATCCTGGCGGCGCACCCCAAGCTCTACTGGAACGATCACTGCACGCCGGGCAGCGAGTGGCTGCGCCTCACCCGCAAGCGGCTGCCGGCCCACGCGCCTTGGACCTCGCGCGACGAGGAGGAGGCGTTTTCGCCCTGGGTCGCCTTGCCTGGCGGGCGCAGCCTGGGCCTGGGGCGGCACTGGCACTTCCTGGGCGACCTGGGCTGGCTGCTGACCGGGATCTCCTACGTCGTCCTCCTCTTCGCGACCGACGCGTGGCGCCGGCTCGTCCCCACCTCGTGGCACGTCCTCCCCGCCGCCTGGCACGCCGCGGCGGGCTACGCCACGCTCCACCTGGTCGAGGCGCCGGGCGGCTACAACGCGCTCCAGCAGCTCGCCTACTTCGGGGTGGTCTTCCTGCTCTCCCCGCTCACCATCGCCACCGGGCTCGCCATGTCCCCGGCCATCTCCGCCCGCTTCCCGGGCTACCTCCGCCTCTTCCACGGCCGGCAGGCCGCCCGGAGCGTCCACTTCCTCTGCCTGTGCGCCTTCGGGCTGTTCGTGGTGGTGCACGTCGCGATGGTCGTGCTCCACGGGCTGGCGCGCGACCTCGCGCTCATCGTGCTCGGCGAGACCGACCACCCGCAGGGCGGGCTCGCGCTCGCCGTCGGGCTCCTGGGGCTGGCGCTGGTGGTGGCGTTCCACGTCGTCGCCACCCGCTACTCCCGGCGCCGCCCCGACCTGGTCCACCGCCGGACGGGCGCGGTCATCGACCTCGCCCGCCGGCCGCTCATGGCGGTGACGCCGTCCCGCCCCGCGTACACGCGCGCCGACGTCTCGCCGTACTTCCGCGTCAACGGGCGCCCGCCGCGGGACCCCGGGTATCAGGCGCTCGCGGCGCGCGGGTTCGCCGACTACACGCTCGAGATCGGCGGGCGGGTGGAGCGCCCGCTCCGGCTCTCGCTGGCGGACCTCCGGGGCATGCCCCGCGAGACGCAGATCTCGCTGCACTGCTGCATCCAGGGGTGGTCCGCCATCGCGGAGTGGGGCGGCGTCCCGCTGCGGCACCTGCTCGAGCTGTGCCGCCCGCTGCCGGAGGCGCGCTTCGTCCTGCTGGAGGCGTTCGACGACAAGAGCGCGTCCGAGCCGGACCCGGCCGGCCCGGGCCGCTACTACGGCACGCTCGAGCTGGCGCTGGCGCGGCACCCCCGCACGCTGCTGGCCGACGAGATGAACGGCGCGCCGCTGCCGCTGGCGCACGGCGCGCCGCTGCGCGTCCGCGTCGAGACGCAGCTCGGCTTCACGATGGTGAAGTACGTGCGCCGGATCGCGCTCGTCCCGGACTACCGCGGGATCGGCCAGGGGCGGGGCGGCTGGCGCGAGGACTGGCAGTTCTACGACCAGCAGGCCCCGATCTAG
- a CDS encoding ATP-binding response regulator has translation MGRRILEKDWSRTSLGPLASWPEPLRTAVGMCLSTRFPMYVYWGPERFQLYNDAGIPIMGARHPHAALAPVREVFPEIWPVIGPMFEEIERTGRATWSEGQLLELERHGFPEECYFTFSYSPILDGSGAVAGFYTAAMETTGQVLAHRRLRTLQALAARAASAASAEEACAGALAALAENPDDVRFSAVYLVEPQGAGALLAGSSGLAAGAGLPPRVGLERPGEDPWSELLARALRSRRPEPAAAPARATLGSSGSAGAAPALALPLAAAEGAPAFGILLVGLSPRLPLGGDYRTFLELVAGSIVTAVSSARAHQESRERADRLAALDRAKTVFFGNVSHEFRTPLTLALGVVEELLARRDLPPGAAEQLRAVDRNSRRLLRLVSSLLAFSRLEAGRAEARFEPTDLARLTAQLASSFDSACARAGLGLRVDCPALPRPVHVDLDMWEKIVLNLLSNAFKFTLSGEIEVRLRPGDGGCELTVRDTGVGIPAAELPRVFDRFYRVERSPGRSAEGSGIGLALVKELVELHGGTVAVESVPREGSTFRVRVPWGTAHLPPAQVAEPEHHPGRTASAQAYVDEVLGWIHPPPAEGAPAQPGGAPGGALALAATPEARPRVLVADDNADMRAYLSRLLGADCDVETVADGAEALDAALRRRPDVVLADVMMPRLDGLCLLSALRDHPTLRTVPVILLSARAGEEAAELAFETGADDYVMKPFSARVLLARVYANLRLSRARADVERRLVAESARLAAQAEHELTQRKRAEAQFLEAQRLEGIGRLAGGIAHDFNNILSVVLSCASFALDAVREGEPLREELLEIQRAGQRAAALTRQLLAFSRKQVLEPENLDVNLVLQEMNGMLRRIIGEDVELTLRLDPAPSVVLADRSQLEQMILNLVVNAREAMPTGGTLAISTRNVPPDAGALPPGCAGPHVLVEVADSGAGMDAGTLRHAFEPFFTTKPRGKGTGLGLATVYGIVRQSGGQVEVASAVGKGTTFRIFLPRGGEAAAPAGERPIPAGHRGSETLLVVEDDAPVRTVARKALAEAGYAVLEAASADEARALFARHGRGVALVLADVVLPHTSGTALIRELLEKNADLRVLFMSGYTDEAVVHHGVEDRSVRFVAKPFTPATLLRKVREVLDEPAARAQGR, from the coding sequence ATGGGGCGCCGCATCCTGGAGAAGGACTGGTCGCGGACGTCGCTCGGCCCCCTCGCGTCCTGGCCGGAGCCGCTGCGGACGGCCGTCGGGATGTGCCTCTCGACGCGGTTCCCGATGTACGTCTACTGGGGCCCGGAGCGCTTCCAGCTCTATAACGATGCTGGCATCCCGATCATGGGCGCGCGCCACCCGCACGCCGCGCTCGCCCCCGTCCGCGAGGTGTTCCCGGAGATCTGGCCGGTGATCGGCCCGATGTTCGAGGAGATCGAGCGCACCGGCCGCGCGACCTGGTCCGAGGGCCAGCTCCTCGAGCTGGAGCGGCACGGCTTCCCGGAGGAGTGCTACTTCACCTTCTCCTACAGCCCCATCCTCGACGGCTCCGGCGCGGTGGCGGGCTTCTACACCGCCGCCATGGAGACCACCGGGCAGGTGCTCGCCCACCGCCGGCTCCGGACGCTGCAGGCCCTCGCGGCCCGCGCCGCCTCCGCGGCCTCAGCCGAGGAGGCCTGCGCGGGCGCGCTGGCCGCGCTCGCGGAGAACCCGGACGACGTCCGGTTCTCGGCCGTCTACCTCGTCGAGCCGCAGGGCGCCGGGGCCCTGCTGGCCGGGAGCTCGGGCCTCGCCGCCGGCGCCGGCCTGCCGCCGCGGGTCGGGCTCGAGCGCCCTGGCGAGGATCCGTGGTCCGAGCTCCTGGCGCGCGCGCTGCGATCGCGGCGCCCCGAGCCCGCCGCGGCGCCGGCGCGGGCGACCCTGGGCTCGAGCGGGAGCGCGGGGGCCGCCCCGGCGCTCGCGCTCCCGCTCGCCGCGGCGGAGGGGGCGCCGGCGTTCGGGATCCTCCTGGTGGGGCTCAGCCCCAGGCTCCCCCTGGGCGGCGACTACCGCACCTTCCTCGAGCTGGTGGCGGGGTCGATCGTCACGGCGGTGTCGAGCGCCCGCGCCCACCAGGAGTCCCGCGAGCGCGCGGACCGGCTCGCCGCCCTCGACCGCGCCAAGACGGTGTTCTTCGGCAACGTGAGCCACGAGTTCCGGACGCCGCTCACGCTCGCGCTGGGGGTCGTCGAGGAGCTGCTCGCGCGCCGGGACCTGCCGCCCGGGGCGGCGGAGCAGCTCCGCGCCGTCGATCGCAACAGCCGGCGGCTGCTGCGGCTGGTGAGCTCGCTGCTCGCGTTCTCGCGGCTCGAGGCGGGGCGCGCCGAGGCCCGCTTCGAGCCGACCGACCTCGCCCGGCTCACCGCCCAGCTCGCCAGCAGCTTCGACTCGGCGTGCGCGCGCGCCGGGCTCGGCCTCCGCGTCGACTGCCCGGCGCTGCCGCGGCCGGTCCATGTCGACCTGGACATGTGGGAGAAGATCGTCCTCAACCTCCTGTCCAACGCCTTCAAGTTCACGCTGAGCGGCGAGATCGAGGTCCGGCTGCGCCCGGGCGACGGCGGCTGCGAGCTCACCGTCCGCGACACCGGGGTAGGCATCCCCGCGGCCGAGCTCCCGCGCGTCTTCGACCGCTTCTACCGGGTGGAGCGCTCGCCGGGCCGGAGCGCCGAAGGGTCCGGCATCGGCCTGGCGCTGGTGAAGGAGCTCGTCGAGCTGCACGGGGGGACGGTCGCCGTCGAGAGCGTCCCTCGCGAAGGGTCGACGTTCCGGGTCCGGGTGCCCTGGGGGACCGCGCACCTGCCGCCCGCCCAGGTCGCCGAGCCCGAGCACCACCCGGGCCGCACCGCGTCCGCGCAGGCGTACGTGGACGAGGTGCTGGGCTGGATCCACCCCCCTCCCGCCGAGGGGGCCCCCGCGCAGCCCGGCGGCGCGCCCGGCGGAGCCCTGGCGCTGGCGGCGACCCCGGAGGCGCGGCCGCGCGTGCTGGTCGCCGACGACAACGCCGACATGCGCGCCTACCTGAGCCGGCTGCTCGGGGCCGACTGCGACGTCGAGACCGTCGCGGACGGCGCGGAGGCCCTCGACGCCGCGCTGCGGCGCCGCCCCGACGTCGTGCTCGCGGACGTCATGATGCCGCGCCTCGACGGGCTCTGCCTCCTCTCCGCGCTGCGGGACCACCCGACGCTGCGGACGGTGCCGGTCATCCTCCTGTCGGCGCGGGCCGGGGAGGAGGCGGCCGAGCTGGCGTTCGAGACCGGCGCCGACGACTACGTGATGAAGCCCTTCTCGGCGCGGGTGCTCCTGGCGCGCGTGTACGCCAACCTGCGGCTCTCCCGCGCCCGCGCCGACGTCGAGCGCCGGCTGGTCGCCGAGAGCGCGCGGCTGGCGGCCCAGGCGGAGCACGAGCTCACCCAGCGCAAGCGCGCCGAGGCGCAGTTCCTCGAGGCGCAGCGGCTGGAGGGGATCGGGCGGCTCGCCGGCGGCATCGCGCACGACTTCAACAACATCCTCTCGGTGGTGCTGAGCTGCGCGTCCTTCGCGCTGGACGCGGTCCGCGAGGGGGAGCCGCTGCGGGAGGAGCTCCTCGAGATCCAGCGCGCCGGGCAGCGCGCCGCGGCGCTCACCCGGCAGCTCCTCGCCTTCAGCCGCAAGCAGGTGCTGGAGCCCGAGAACCTGGACGTGAACCTGGTGCTCCAGGAGATGAACGGGATGCTCCGCCGGATCATCGGCGAGGACGTCGAGCTCACCCTCCGGCTCGACCCGGCGCCGAGCGTGGTGCTCGCCGACCGGAGCCAGCTCGAGCAGATGATCCTGAACCTGGTCGTGAACGCGCGGGAGGCCATGCCGACCGGCGGCACGCTCGCCATCTCGACCCGGAACGTGCCGCCGGACGCCGGCGCCCTGCCGCCAGGGTGCGCGGGCCCGCACGTGCTCGTCGAGGTGGCGGACTCGGGCGCCGGCATGGACGCCGGCACGCTCCGGCACGCGTTCGAGCCCTTCTTCACCACCAAGCCGCGCGGGAAGGGGACGGGCCTCGGCCTCGCCACCGTCTACGGCATCGTCCGGCAGAGCGGCGGCCAGGTCGAGGTCGCGAGCGCGGTCGGGAAGGGCACGACCTTCCGGATCTTCCTGCCGCGAGGGGGCGAGGCGGCGGCGCCGGCGGGAGAGCGGCCGATCCCGGCGGGGCACCGCGGCTCCGAGACCCTCCTCGTGGTCGAGGACGACGCGCCCGTCCGCACCGTCGCCCGGAAGGCCCTGGCGGAGGCCGGGTACGCGGTGCTGGAGGCGGCGTCCGCCGACGAGGCGCGCGCGCTCTTCGCCCGCCACGGGCGCGGCGTCGCGCTGGTCCTCGCCGACGTGGTGCTGCCGCACACCAGCGGCACCGCCCTGATCCGCGAGCTGCTCGAGAAGAACGCCGACCTGAGGGTGCTCTTCATGTCCGGCTACACCGACGAGGCGGTCGTCCACCACGGCGTGGAGGATCGGAGCGTGCGGTTCGTCGCGAAGCCGTTCACCCCGGCGACCCTCCTGCGCAAGGTGCGAGAGGTCCTCGACGAGCCCGCGGCGCGGGCGCAGGGCCGGTGA
- a CDS encoding SDR family oxidoreductase — MARKVRDRVVVVTGASAGVGRAVARAFGQRGAKVGLIARTREALEDAAREIERAGGEAMVLPLDVADAAAVEQAADEVVARWGRIDVWVNDAMVSVFAPVKQMKAEEYRRVTEVDYLGFVHGTQAALKHMLPRDRGQVIQIGSALVYRSIPLQSAYCASKAAIRGFTDSLRCELYHDGSHVRLSMVQLPAVNTPQFDVVRSRLPNHPQPVPPIFQPEVIARAVLHVADHPVRELWVGWPAVKAILGQKLFPGLLDRYLGRMGYAAQQTDQPVSPERRDDVDRPLPGDRGAHGDFDARARGWSAELWLRMHRGWIAGIAAAAAATVVGYRALRA, encoded by the coding sequence ATGGCACGGAAGGTCCGGGATCGGGTGGTGGTGGTGACGGGGGCGTCGGCGGGCGTCGGCCGCGCGGTGGCGCGCGCGTTCGGCCAGCGAGGCGCGAAGGTGGGGCTCATCGCCCGGACGCGCGAGGCGCTGGAGGACGCGGCGCGCGAGATCGAGCGCGCCGGGGGCGAGGCGATGGTCTTGCCCCTCGACGTGGCCGACGCGGCGGCGGTGGAGCAGGCGGCCGACGAGGTGGTGGCGCGCTGGGGCCGGATCGACGTGTGGGTGAACGACGCGATGGTGAGCGTCTTCGCGCCGGTCAAGCAGATGAAGGCGGAGGAGTACCGGCGCGTCACCGAGGTGGACTACCTGGGCTTCGTCCACGGGACCCAGGCGGCGCTCAAGCACATGCTGCCGCGCGACCGTGGCCAGGTGATCCAGATCGGCTCGGCGCTGGTCTACCGCTCGATCCCGCTGCAGAGCGCCTACTGCGCCAGCAAGGCGGCCATCCGCGGCTTCACCGACTCGCTGCGGTGCGAGCTGTACCACGACGGCAGCCACGTGCGGCTCTCGATGGTGCAGCTCCCCGCCGTCAACACGCCGCAGTTCGACGTGGTGCGCTCGCGCCTGCCGAACCACCCGCAGCCGGTGCCGCCCATCTTCCAGCCCGAGGTCATCGCGCGCGCCGTGCTGCACGTGGCCGATCACCCGGTGCGCGAGCTGTGGGTGGGGTGGCCGGCCGTCAAGGCGATCCTGGGCCAGAAGCTCTTCCCCGGGCTGCTCGACCGCTATCTCGGCCGGATGGGGTACGCCGCCCAGCAGACCGACCAGCCCGTGTCGCCGGAGCGCCGGGACGACGTGGACCGGCCGCTCCCGGGCGACCGCGGCGCCCACGGCGACTTCGACGCGCGCGCCCGCGGGTGGAGCGCCGAGCTTTGGCTGCGGATGCACCGAGGGTGGATCGCCGGGATCGCCGCGGCCGCCGCGGCGACCGTCGTCGGCTACCGCGCCCTGCGGGCGTGA
- a CDS encoding STAS domain-containing protein — translation MGRGEVERWEGDGGVVLRPPEELDRSHLELLWTAASRALRRSPRRIVLDLEGVTPLGAGGVALVRELEHRCQRRGVVAGASPAASAFLEFVRGRSPDRPRAPHARRTPGAVPLARKAARARDALRAFVEFVGRFTASAGHLAARPGELRVHDALYQLQRAGADGMWLIGGLSVLLGVIMAFQGPQATTDEAAAFARAMSGVVSRLSTRVRHDLCAVAGDAARAERGARREDPSDAAEGR, via the coding sequence ATGGGTCGCGGGGAGGTGGAGCGCTGGGAGGGAGACGGGGGCGTCGTCCTGCGCCCCCCGGAGGAGCTCGATCGCTCGCACCTGGAGCTGCTCTGGACCGCGGCGAGCCGCGCGCTGCGGCGCTCGCCCCGCCGGATCGTCCTCGATCTCGAGGGCGTGACGCCCCTCGGCGCCGGCGGGGTGGCGCTGGTGCGCGAGCTCGAGCACCGGTGCCAGCGCCGCGGCGTCGTCGCGGGCGCCTCGCCCGCCGCCTCGGCGTTCCTCGAGTTCGTGCGTGGCCGGTCGCCCGATCGCCCGAGGGCCCCACACGCCCGGCGGACGCCCGGCGCGGTCCCGCTCGCCCGCAAGGCGGCCCGCGCCCGCGACGCCTTGCGCGCGTTCGTCGAGTTCGTGGGCAGGTTCACCGCGAGCGCAGGGCACCTCGCGGCGCGCCCCGGCGAGCTCCGCGTCCACGACGCCCTCTACCAGCTCCAGCGGGCGGGCGCCGACGGGATGTGGCTGATCGGCGGGCTCTCCGTGCTCCTGGGCGTCATCATGGCCTTCCAGGGGCCGCAGGCGACCACGGACGAGGCCGCCGCGTTCGCGCGCGCCATGAGCGGGGTCGTCTCCCGCCTGTCGACGCGGGTGCGGCACGATCTCTGCGCAGTCGCGGGCGACGCGGCGCGCGCCGAGCGCGGCGCGCGCCGTGAGGACCCATCCGACGCAGCGGAGGGCCGATGA